CCAATAGCTTCTCTTAGTTTCTTTATATCTATGATATCTCCATTTTTACGAACCATATCAATCATATTTACGGCCATAACCACAGGCACACCAATTTCCATAAGCTGTGTGGTAAGATATAAGTTTCTTTCAATATTTGTACCATCAACAATATTTATAATACAGTCTGGCTTTTCATTAATTAAATAATTTCTTGAAACAACTTCCTCCAGAGTATAGGGAGAAAGAGAATAGATACCAGGTAAATCTTGAATAATAACATCTTTATGACCTTTAAGTTTACCTTCCTTTTTTTCCACAGTAACACCAGGCCAATTGCCCACGTACTGGGAACTGCCTGTTAAATTATTGAACATAGTTGTCTTACCGCTATTTGGATTACCAGCAAGAGCAATTTTAATTGACATTTACATCCCTCCTAATTGGTGTCAATCACTTAAAATTTATAACTTTTGGTGAATTGTTAATCTAACTAACCTCCACTATTAAGGCTTCTTCTTTTCTAAGACTGAGTTCATAACCTTTTACATTAATTTCTACAGGATCTCCAAGAGGAGCTACCTTACGCACATAAATTTCAGTACCTTTAGTTAAACCCATGTCCATAAATCTTCTTTTAATGGCACCTTTTCCATGTACCTTAACAATAGTAACTGTTTCACCACACTTGATGTCTTTTAATGTTTTCATATACTTATCTCCTTTCCCTTATAAATATGCTATACAATAATCCTCTTTGCCATAGATTTATTTAAGGCAATACGAGCATCTTTTACATTTACAATAATATCTCCAGCTATTTCAGCCACTACAGTTACATGTTCCCCAAGAACAAATCCAAGATGTTCCAAGTGGCGGCGAACATCGTCATTACCTAGAATATTCTTAATACTACTTGTCTCTCCTACCTTTATCATTGTAATCGGCATCATAATATACTTCCTCCTCTTCTACAAATTCTACAAAAACCATGATATGAATTTATTCAAAACGTTATTTCTTCATGCTAGGCATTATTTCTTTTAAAAAACATTCTCCCCACAAATCATTATCCATACAATAACTAAATATATTTCAATTAAATTTACGATAATGACATTCAATATCATTCACTATATATTATTTATTATAATACACTAATTTTTTTTTGTAAACAGAGTATGCAAAATTGTTGTATTTTTTGCAAAAAAAATAAAATCAGGACTTAATTCGTCAAGTCCTGATGGAACTTCCTATATTTTTATTAGACCTACTACTTTTTAGGAGCTAAAATCATAAACATATTATTCCCTTCTAATTTAGGAGCTCTTTCTACGGATGCTTCCTCTTCAACTTTACTTAAAAATACATTTAAAACATTTCTGCCTAAATTGGTATAATTATTTTGTCTCCCTCTAAACCTTATAGATACTTTAACCTTATTACCTTTAGCCAAAAATTTTCTCGCATTATTAGCTTTAATCTCTATATCATTTTGCTCAATGGTAGCACTTAGTCTAATTTCTTTCAACTCAACAATTTTTTGATTCTTTTTAGCGAGCTTTGCCTTTTTAGACTGCTCATAGACAAATTTACTATAATTCATTATTTTACATACAGGTGGCTTAGCCTGAGGTGAAACCATCACCAAATCCATACCCTTTTCTCTGGCTATATTTAAAGCTTCTTTAGTATTTATAATAACACTATCT
This window of the Clostridium kluyveri DSM 555 genome carries:
- a CDS encoding FeoA family protein, with the protein product MMPITMIKVGETSSIKNILGNDDVRRHLEHLGFVLGEHVTVVAEIAGDIIVNVKDARIALNKSMAKRIIV
- the infC gene encoding translation initiation factor IF-3, with translation MYIINKVNNLNEEIRVEKVRLVGEKDSVIINTKEALNIAREKGMDLVMVSPQAKPPVCKIMNYSKFVYEQSKKAKLAKKNQKIVELKEIRLSATIEQNDIEIKANNARKFLAKGNKVKVSIRFRGRQNNYTNLGRNVLNVFLSKVEEEASVERAPKLEGNNMFMILAPKK
- a CDS encoding FeoA family protein; the encoded protein is MKTLKDIKCGETVTIVKVHGKGAIKRRFMDMGLTKGTEIYVRKVAPLGDPVEINVKGYELSLRKEEALIVEVS